One region of Mucilaginibacter gotjawali genomic DNA includes:
- a CDS encoding M56 family metallopeptidase, giving the protein MGNILYNISQVLGITVIHSLWQALVVYFILKVALMFGNKLSSSAKYLMAVSALFAITGWFFYTLITEINVYEWIVVKSAPPSVLPVITGIPAAIHQFNEVTARYYYDIEQYLPYIAILYIAGLLFNTGKLVIARKKLDNIKQNMSIDIELQYLVNKFSDTFGISKKVKIGLSNLVDVPCMAGYIKPVILLPLTLTTYLSPRELEAIILHELAHIKRNDYLVNLLQQVIAILLFFNPCAILINRVINEERELCCDDLVVKATASPLIYAKALLKLEQTRQNDQKLALAATGKKYHLLNRIERIMKSKPTTTGMRPALLAMLIFTAAIGCITLLKPEIAQGKISVKAISPLINSMLADTGHKSSANKTAQAHPIKKHHASAVHKENDHYAEAENDKKMEDLNAEIHKHSEAVNGYFNSGSFKEMQEKMERLGRELQEYYDRPEVKREQQELEKAGKDFSKNWGRDEKEEKMSTQMGELGGSIGAYFKSPEFKRMDAELRKKYGIPLERNYNDDRDENYKKYEEELESKLPPEIKDKTEKLKRMGEEIGARYKSPEFMEQNKRMQELGDSINKAYSNPEIKEKQKEMERLGAEMSEWQHNPEIKREQEMLNAAVKKLTAYINSPAYRAYIKQLQHMNFNYNFNFNDDERSEKVEKTEKVEKTEKAEKPEKPEKPESPDGDN; this is encoded by the coding sequence ATGGGAAACATATTATACAACATCAGCCAGGTTTTGGGGATAACGGTGATCCACTCGTTATGGCAGGCACTGGTGGTATACTTTATACTAAAGGTCGCGCTGATGTTCGGCAATAAGCTGTCGTCTTCAGCCAAATATTTGATGGCCGTTAGCGCTTTGTTTGCTATAACCGGCTGGTTTTTTTATACACTGATTACCGAGATTAATGTTTATGAATGGATAGTTGTTAAGTCTGCACCCCCATCGGTTTTGCCGGTAATTACCGGGATACCTGCGGCTATTCACCAGTTTAATGAGGTAACCGCGCGCTATTACTACGATATTGAACAATATCTGCCTTATATCGCTATCCTTTATATTGCCGGCCTGCTGTTCAATACAGGGAAACTTGTTATCGCCCGCAAAAAGCTGGATAACATTAAGCAAAATATGAGTATCGATATTGAGCTGCAATATCTTGTAAATAAGTTCAGCGATACATTCGGCATCAGCAAAAAAGTAAAAATAGGGCTGAGCAACCTGGTTGATGTACCCTGCATGGCAGGTTATATCAAGCCGGTAATATTGTTACCCTTAACTTTAACTACCTACCTGTCGCCCCGGGAACTGGAAGCTATTATATTGCACGAACTGGCCCATATCAAACGAAATGATTACCTGGTGAACCTGCTGCAGCAGGTAATAGCCATACTGTTATTTTTTAACCCCTGTGCGATATTGATCAACAGGGTTATAAATGAAGAACGTGAGCTCTGCTGCGACGACCTGGTTGTAAAGGCCACCGCAAGCCCGCTCATCTATGCGAAAGCATTGTTAAAACTGGAACAAACCCGCCAAAACGACCAGAAGCTAGCGCTGGCCGCAACAGGCAAAAAGTATCATTTATTAAACAGAATTGAAAGAATCATGAAATCAAAACCAACTACAACAGGCATGCGCCCGGCTTTGCTGGCCATGCTTATATTTACGGCAGCAATAGGCTGCATCACGCTGCTGAAACCTGAAATTGCGCAGGGTAAAATATCTGTAAAGGCAATCAGTCCGCTGATCAACAGTATGCTGGCTGATACCGGCCATAAGTCGTCCGCAAATAAAACCGCGCAGGCCCATCCCATCAAAAAGCATCATGCAAGTGCTGTTCACAAGGAAAATGACCACTACGCAGAAGCTGAAAACGATAAAAAGATGGAGGATTTGAACGCCGAGATCCACAAACATTCGGAAGCGGTTAATGGCTATTTTAACAGTGGAAGTTTTAAGGAAATGCAGGAGAAGATGGAGCGCCTGGGCAGGGAGTTGCAGGAGTATTACGACAGGCCGGAAGTAAAAAGGGAACAGCAAGAATTGGAAAAAGCGGGTAAAGACTTCTCAAAAAACTGGGGAAGGGATGAAAAAGAGGAAAAGATGTCGACTCAGATGGGTGAACTTGGCGGGAGCATCGGCGCTTATTTCAAATCCCCTGAATTTAAGAGAATGGATGCCGAACTAAGGAAAAAGTACGGGATCCCGCTGGAAAGGAATTATAATGACGACAGGGACGAAAATTATAAAAAATACGAAGAGGAACTCGAAAGCAAACTGCCCCCGGAAATAAAGGATAAAACTGAAAAGTTAAAAAGAATGGGCGAAGAAATAGGCGCCCGCTATAAATCGCCGGAGTTTATGGAGCAGAACAAGCGGATGCAGGAACTGGGCGACAGCATCAACAAAGCCTATTCCAATCCAGAAATAAAGGAAAAACAAAAAGAAATGGAAAGGCTGGGCGCAGAAATGAGTGAATGGCAACACAACCCCGAAATAAAAAGAGAACAGGAAATGCTGAACGCTGCAGTTAAAAAACTGACCGCTTATATCAACAGCCCAGCTTATCGCGCATACATTAAACAGCTGCAACACATGAACTTTAATTATAATTTTAACTTTAACGACGACGAGAGGTCTGAGAAGGTAGAGAAAACAGAAAAAGTTGAAAAAACAGAGAAAGCTGAAAAACCCGAGAAACCGGAAAAGCCGGAGAGCCCGGATGGGGATAACTAA
- a CDS encoding M56 family metallopeptidase, producing MENILYNISQVFGTTIIHSLWQGMLVYFLLRMVFAAAPALSAVKKYNLAIVSLALVSLLFIYTLLVEIHSYSWLNAGPVNFARLLPSFKLAYYTPVKPSFFVSLAVYMPYICTAYFAGLLVNIFKLAFEWNKIRQIKRSVIPAEQMQQFITKFSKRLDISKPVQLKFSQLVDVPCIIGCFKPLILLPVSIATQLSACEIEAILLHELSHIKRNDYLVNIAQQVITILLFFNPFAHLVNRIIHQERENSCDDLVIEKTRKPLIYARALLKLEETRVSSLPLALAATGKKYHLLNRIERIMKTNKPIGNIRHLVIVMFLLAGSLGSLAWFNPKTAVAATRRNEAHQLIAKSNFVIDTTKQAVINTDANRNLFDSDTIKHPRKGKTTVKGKKGDAMADSVMEEADSNFYSGTAWRQQMEIFRKQRGEIRKQFNSPEWKAQMDAMKKQGEQMKKQFNKPEWKAQMLAMKKQGEEMKKQFDSPEWKAQTDAMKKQGEQMKKQFDSPEWKAQMDAMKKQGEQMKKQFDSPEWKAQQEQWKKQAEDLKKQFNSPKWKAQMDAFKKQGEEMRKKFDSPEWKKQMEDIKKQGEEWRKKFNSPEWKKAMKDKKWKLRDTVGGVEIYEPAKKDSL from the coding sequence ATGGAAAACATATTATACAACATCAGCCAGGTTTTTGGCACCACCATTATTCACTCCTTATGGCAGGGGATGCTGGTTTATTTTTTGCTGCGGATGGTTTTTGCGGCAGCGCCGGCGTTATCGGCGGTAAAAAAATATAACCTTGCCATTGTATCGCTGGCATTGGTTTCGCTGTTGTTTATTTATACTTTGCTGGTTGAGATCCACTCTTATAGCTGGTTAAATGCAGGGCCGGTGAATTTTGCCCGGTTGCTGCCATCTTTTAAACTGGCGTATTATACACCTGTTAAACCATCTTTCTTTGTTTCACTGGCGGTTTACATGCCTTATATATGTACCGCTTATTTTGCCGGGCTTTTGGTAAATATTTTTAAGCTGGCGTTTGAATGGAATAAGATCAGGCAGATCAAACGGTCGGTGATCCCTGCCGAACAAATGCAGCAGTTTATCACTAAATTTTCAAAAAGGCTCGACATCAGCAAACCCGTCCAGCTAAAATTCAGCCAGCTGGTGGATGTTCCCTGTATAATAGGCTGTTTTAAACCGCTTATTCTTTTGCCGGTATCTATAGCCACCCAGCTTTCTGCCTGTGAGATTGAAGCCATTTTATTACATGAATTGTCGCACATCAAAAGGAATGATTACCTGGTTAACATCGCGCAGCAAGTTATTACCATTCTCCTTTTCTTCAATCCGTTTGCGCACCTGGTTAACCGGATCATTCACCAGGAAAGGGAAAACAGCTGCGACGACCTGGTGATTGAAAAAACCCGCAAACCATTGATATATGCCAGGGCTTTGCTAAAGCTGGAAGAAACAAGGGTGTCCAGCCTGCCATTAGCGCTGGCCGCAACAGGCAAAAAGTATCATTTATTAAACAGAATTGAACGAATTATGAAAACCAATAAGCCGATAGGCAACATCCGTCACCTGGTGATCGTCATGTTTTTGCTGGCAGGAAGTTTGGGCAGCCTTGCCTGGTTTAACCCTAAAACTGCCGTTGCCGCTACCCGCAGAAACGAGGCACACCAGTTAATAGCAAAATCAAATTTTGTTATCGATACAACAAAACAAGCTGTTATAAATACTGACGCCAACAGGAATTTATTTGACAGCGATACGATCAAACATCCCCGCAAAGGTAAAACTACTGTTAAGGGCAAAAAAGGGGATGCCATGGCAGACAGCGTTATGGAAGAAGCAGACAGCAATTTCTATTCGGGCACGGCATGGAGGCAGCAAATGGAAATCTTCCGCAAACAGCGCGGGGAGATAAGGAAACAATTTAACAGCCCTGAATGGAAGGCACAGATGGATGCTATGAAAAAACAGGGCGAACAAATGAAAAAGCAGTTTAACAAACCTGAATGGAAAGCCCAAATGCTGGCGATGAAGAAACAGGGTGAAGAAATGAAAAAACAATTTGATAGCCCCGAATGGAAGGCGCAGACGGACGCTATGAAAAAACAGGGTGAACAAATGAAAAAGCAATTTGACAGCCCCGAATGGAAGGCGCAGATGGATGCTATGAAAAAACAGGGTGAACAAATGAAAAAACAATTTGACAGCCCTGAATGGAAAGCGCAGCAGGAACAGTGGAAAAAACAAGCTGAAGACCTCAAAAAACAATTCAACAGCCCTAAATGGAAAGCGCAAATGGATGCTTTTAAAAAGCAGGGCGAGGAAATGAGAAAGAAATTTGATAGCCCTGAGTGGAAAAAGCAAATGGAGGATATAAAGAAACAAGGCGAAGAGTGGCGCAAAAAATTTAACAGCCCAGAATGGAAAAAGGCCATGAAAGACAAGAAGTGGAAATTGAGAGATACCGTTGGCGGCGTTGAAATTTACGAACCGGCGAAGAAGGATTCGCTGTAA
- a CDS encoding TolB-like translocation protein, with product MINSFKIAVIISILSTISSCSRATQNSSDLGLFDISKNDQYILFSIYSRQNSSIYQIGTDGSGLTCIIPSTKDSNYFNPKYSKTVTKILFLACPKKDINNTAIYISNLDGSQKQKITTGNENISEAFFRSARIKFIIVKQTTTGTRRHLGQIKIMM from the coding sequence ATGATCAATTCATTCAAAATCGCGGTTATAATTTCGATACTTTCAACAATTTCTTCTTGCAGTCGTGCAACTCAGAACAGTAGCGATCTAGGTCTGTTTGATATTTCGAAAAACGATCAGTATATTTTATTTTCAATTTATTCGAGGCAAAATTCTTCCATCTACCAGATAGGTACAGATGGCAGCGGATTAACTTGTATAATACCTTCAACAAAAGACAGCAACTATTTTAACCCAAAATATTCGAAGACTGTGACGAAAATTTTGTTTTTGGCGTGTCCAAAAAAAGACATCAATAATACAGCAATATACATATCTAATTTAGATGGTTCGCAAAAACAAAAAATCACGACCGGCAATGAAAACATAAGCGAAGCTTTTTTTCGGAGTGCGAGGATAAAATTTATTATTGTAAAGCAAACGACTACGGGCACTCGTCGCCACTTGGGACAGATCAAAATCATGATGTAG
- a CDS encoding BlaI/MecI/CopY family transcriptional regulator, whose product MEIKPTESELEILQVIWKKGQCTVRDVHEELAKNKDAGYTTTLKLMQIMHEKGLVERDTAAKTHLYKALITREQAQQTALDKIISTVFKGSTSDLVIQALGHHRASKDEIDAIKSYLEKFRDSD is encoded by the coding sequence ATGGAAATTAAACCAACAGAGAGTGAATTAGAGATCTTACAGGTGATCTGGAAGAAAGGCCAGTGCACCGTTCGCGATGTGCATGAGGAATTGGCAAAAAACAAAGATGCCGGCTATACCACCACTTTAAAACTGATGCAGATAATGCACGAAAAAGGCCTGGTTGAGCGCGATACCGCAGCAAAAACGCATTTATATAAAGCGTTGATCACCCGCGAGCAGGCGCAGCAAACGGCTTTGGATAAAATTATATCCACGGTTTTTAAAGGCTCCACCTCCGACCTGGTGATCCAGGCCCTCGGTCACCACCGGGCATCAAAAGATGAGATAGATGCGATAAAGAGTTATTTAGAGAAGTTTCGTGATAGTGATTAG